From Triticum urartu cultivar G1812 chromosome 2, Tu2.1, whole genome shotgun sequence, a single genomic window includes:
- the LOC125537758 gene encoding small ribosomal subunit biogenesis GTPase RsgA 1, mitochondrial-like — MPLLPPPSTATLPHLRLPLPLPLPQSLRLLHRASRHPRLPPAVSAASLPPPPPDALLPNQATGLVAASQANFMRVIVSSTAPGLEQHQGTDLLCVVRALLKKIRRRVLVGDRVLVGAVDWTDRRGMIEDVFERRSEVVDPPVANVDRLVVLFSLDQPQPEPATLTRFLVEAESTGIPFVLAFNKVELVDDQIISYWRDRLKSWGYDPLFLSVDQRSGLSALEEMLEGQTTVVVGPSGVGKSSLINALRCNQNISEEDPIHQLLEQNSKWFGEQRVGTVSKKSGKGKHTTRHVSLLPIVDGGFLADTPGFNQPSLMKVTKRGLAETFPEIRKMLEENESSGCLFNDCVHLGEHGCVVKGDWERYPHYLQLLDEIKIRESFQLRTFGTKREGDVRYKTGTMGVKQAEPRLQLKKHRRVSRKKLNQSILDEMDSDMDDLDDDYQFGVSRRTSKR; from the exons ATGCCGCTCCTCCCACCCCCCTCCACGGCCACACTGCCCCACCTCCGCCTCCCGCTCCCGCTTCCCCTTCCCCAAAGCCTCCGCCTCCTTCACCGTGCCTCCCGCCATCCGCGCCTCCCCCCCGCGGTGTCGGCCGCCTCTCTCCCCCCGCCGCCCCCCGATGCGCTCCTCCCGAACCAGGCCACGGGCCTCGTCGCGGCTTCCCAGGCCAATTTCATGCGCGTCATCGTCAGCTCCACCGCCCCGGGGCTCGAGCAACACCAAGGGACAGACCTTCTCTGCGTCGTCCGCGCGCTGCTCAAGAAGATCCGccgccgcgtgctcgtcggggacAGGGTGCTCGTCGGGGCCGTCGACTGGACCGACCGCCGCGGGATGATCGAGGACGTCTTTGAGCGCCGGAGCGAGGTGGTCGATCCGCCGGTCGCCAACGTCGACCGTCTCGTTGTGCTCTTCTCGCTGGACCAGCCGCAGCCTGAGCCCGCCACGCTCACCAGGTTCCTCGTCGAGGCCGAGTCCACAGGGATACCCTTCGTGCTTGCCTTCAACAAGGTCGAGCTCGTGGACGATCAG ATCATCTCCTACTGGAGGGACAGGTTGAAGAGCTGGGGCTATGATCCACTCTTTCTAAGTGTTGATCAGAGATCTGGATTATCAGCTCTTGAAGAGATGCTGGAGGGACAGACAACTGTAGTTGTTGGTCCAAGCGGTGTTGGGAAGTCCAGTCTTATTAATGCCTTGAGATGCAACCAAAACATTTCAGAGGAAGATCCAATACATCAACTTCTTGAACAG AATAGTAAATGGTTTGGTGAACAACGCGTTGGTACCGTGTCCAAGAAAAGCGGCAAAGGAAAGCATACCACACGTCATGTTTCATTACTTCCGATAGTTGATGGAGGTTTTCTTGCTGATACTCCTGGATTTAACCAGCCTAGCCTGATGAAAGTGACCAAAAGGGGTCTTGCAGAAACTTTCCCTGAG ATAAGAAAGATGCTAGAAGAAAATGAGTCCTCCGGGTGCTTATTTAATGACTGTGTTCACCTTGGTGAACATGGCTGTGTTGTCAAAGGTGACTGGGAAAGATATCCACACTATCTGCAGTTGCTTGATGAGATCAAAATTAGAGAATCCTTCCAGTTACGAACATTTGGAACTAAAAGAGAAGGTGATGTCAG GTATAAAACAGGTACCATGGGTGTGAAGCAAGCGGAGCCTCGCCTTCAACTCAAAAAGCACAGGAGGGTGTCCAGGAAGAAGTTGAACCAATCGATTCTCGATGAAATGGATTCTGACATGGATGACCTCGATGATGACTACCAGTTCGGTGTAAGCCGACGTACTAGCAAACGGTGA